The genomic segment CCCCGTGCAACATCTTTGCTGATGGGTGGTCTTTCACCCAGTTTTTCACCAAACATAATGTTGAGTCATGAAACATCTCTCCTTCCTACATGTCGGCAGCGTGTCCATGCTGCTCCTTTTTTCCTGCGCGACACTTTCAGCACAAGAACGAACGGCTCCTAAGGATGCCTACCTCTTCGTCAACAAGGCAAACAAATCAGGGTATCAATTCACGCACCAAGACTTCAAAACACAGCGCAGCCCTTGCAAAGTGTTCATCGGCGTGGGAACCAGCACGGTGGCGGGCGGCCTGAAGGTGGATTACACCGTGGACGACACACCGGCCAGCATCGCCGGCGTTCTGCCCGGCGATGTGATAACGGCTTTGGATGGCACGCCCGTCAGCACTCAATCGGAACTCGTGCGCGAGCGCGACAAGCACCTGCAAGGCGAGGCGTTCACCCTGACGCTCCTCCGCGACGGGAAGGAGATGCGCATCAACGCTCGCTTCAAAGAGTGCAGCCAAGAGGAGCTCGAAGCGGCGCGTCTGCACCAAGAATTGTTGGATGTCAGGATGGCCGAAATGGAAGAGCGGATGGAGGAGATGCGTGCGCGCATGGCCGAGCAATTCGCCAAGATGGAAGTGAAGGAGCGCCCGATTCTGGGGGTGTATGAAGACACGGATGTGAGCAGGCAGGGCATGGTCGTCAAAAGCGTCATTCGAGGCAAGGGCGCCGAGGCGGCGGGGCTTCGGGGCGGCGACGTAGTCGTGAACGTGGGTGGGAAGCCAGTGACGGGCGGTGGCACCTTGCGCACGGCCTTGGCCGCTTACCAGCCCGGCGACCGCGTCACGGTGGTTTTTTTGCGCGATGGCGACACTATCCAAACTGAACTGACCC from the Saprospiraceae bacterium genome contains:
- a CDS encoding PDZ domain-containing protein, with protein sequence MKHLSFLHVGSVSMLLLFSCATLSAQERTAPKDAYLFVNKANKSGYQFTHQDFKTQRSPCKVFIGVGTSTVAGGLKVDYTVDDTPASIAGVLPGDVITALDGTPVSTQSELVRERDKHLQGEAFTLTLLRDGKEMRINARFKECSQEELEAARLHQELLDVRMAEMEERMEEMRARMAEQFAKMEVKERPILGVYEDTDVSRQGMVVKSVIRGKGAEAAGLRGGDVVVNVGGKPVTGGGTLRTALAAYQPGDRVTVVFLRDGDTIQTELTLSGDRSYYSFKTERDPCKVFIGIYTSDHAIDGRGARVTGVIDDTPAKEGGVQPGDVILALDGQPVNSHTELLRERDKRQPGDAFRLTVLRDGSTFDIDATFKSCTTPTAQPKEEKVEVLVEDVKADDNKGVSTQSPLLESATLEAYPNPTVGPLNIRFDAEAVPTTLRIMDASGKVVYDRALNQFSGSFNERINLFGNTPGIYVLTAQQGSKVISKKIVLMPQA